The Sorangiineae bacterium MSr11367 genome window below encodes:
- a CDS encoding ABC transporter permease, translating into MIARVVAVAMNAFREAVRARVLHALLALSLATCGYAVLVAALSIHEELRVVADIGAASISLSAAVVAIIVGSTTLHREIEYKTIFPMLTRALRRHEYLVGKYLGTLLTIAVFVAVQGAVVLAVLALEAGGNIAHAGREMRLVLASSVLTLCESAIVVGLTTVFASFSSPSLTAVFSVGVFLVGRHADALAHLPARQFPEAGRAAGRALAFVFPNLNLYAPPRALLLGEVPGTPLWPFVAGAAQNALLYAVLLVTMGVLLFQRRDFP; encoded by the coding sequence ATGATCGCTCGGGTGGTGGCGGTGGCGATGAACGCCTTCCGAGAGGCCGTGCGCGCGCGCGTGCTGCATGCGCTGCTCGCGCTCTCGCTGGCCACGTGCGGCTATGCGGTGCTCGTGGCCGCACTCTCGATCCACGAGGAGCTGCGCGTGGTCGCGGACATCGGCGCGGCGTCGATTTCCCTTTCCGCGGCGGTCGTGGCCATCATCGTCGGGTCGACCACGCTGCATCGTGAAATCGAATACAAGACGATCTTCCCCATGCTGACCCGCGCGCTGCGCCGGCACGAGTACCTGGTGGGCAAGTACCTAGGGACCTTGCTGACCATCGCGGTGTTCGTGGCCGTTCAGGGCGCGGTGGTCCTCGCGGTGTTGGCACTGGAGGCGGGCGGGAACATCGCGCACGCCGGCCGGGAGATGCGGCTGGTGCTCGCGTCGTCGGTGCTCACACTTTGCGAGTCGGCCATCGTCGTGGGGCTCACCACGGTGTTCGCCTCGTTCTCGTCGCCCTCGCTCACGGCGGTGTTCAGCGTCGGCGTGTTCCTCGTGGGGCGGCATGCCGATGCGCTGGCTCACCTTCCGGCGCGGCAGTTCCCCGAGGCGGGGCGCGCGGCCGGACGAGCCCTCGCCTTCGTCTTTCCCAACTTGAACCTCTACGCCCCGCCGCGGGCGCTCTTGCTCGGCGAGGTCCCGGGAACGCCGCTTTGGCCTTTCGTTGCGGGCGCCGCGCAAAATGCGCTCTTATACGCGGTGTTGCTCGTCACCATGGGGGTTCTCTTGTTCCAGCGGCGCGATTTTCCGTGA
- a CDS encoding sphingosine kinase: MSGIGVVLNPRSRRNSRDPRAAKRIARILGDNGILREARSIDELYRIAEDFQRLKIDVLGISGGDGTNHVTITGFINVYGGSALPQLAFLRGGTMNTVANSVGIRRGKPEGLLGRLIRDYAERATRPLVNVERHVMRIGEHYGFLFGTGVVHGFLAEYYRGGDPTPLVAAKTLARGVGSTLVRGEMIRRMAQPFRGSVLFADGSQWEKRDFLAVAAGTIDQIGLGFRPFYRYAERPQSFHMLGITASPMGFVRELPRIWRAEPMRAGKTLEATSHRAIIESADGTMRYMIDGDLHETRGELEMTVGPRVKIVVGS, encoded by the coding sequence ATGTCCGGAATCGGTGTCGTTCTCAACCCGCGCAGTCGGAGGAATTCGCGGGACCCCCGCGCCGCAAAACGCATAGCTCGCATTCTGGGCGACAATGGCATTTTGCGCGAGGCGCGCTCGATCGACGAACTTTACCGCATCGCGGAAGACTTTCAGCGGCTGAAGATCGACGTTCTGGGCATCAGCGGCGGCGACGGCACCAACCACGTCACCATCACCGGATTCATCAACGTGTACGGCGGAAGCGCGCTTCCCCAGCTCGCTTTTCTGCGGGGCGGCACCATGAACACGGTGGCGAACTCGGTGGGCATCCGCCGGGGCAAGCCGGAAGGGCTCTTGGGCCGGCTCATTCGCGACTACGCCGAGCGCGCCACCCGCCCGCTGGTCAACGTCGAGCGCCACGTCATGCGCATCGGCGAGCACTACGGATTCCTCTTCGGCACCGGCGTGGTACACGGCTTCCTCGCCGAGTACTACCGCGGTGGCGACCCCACCCCGCTGGTCGCCGCGAAGACGTTGGCGCGCGGCGTGGGCAGCACATTGGTGCGCGGCGAGATGATCCGCCGCATGGCCCAGCCCTTCCGTGGCTCGGTGCTCTTTGCCGACGGCTCGCAGTGGGAGAAGCGAGACTTCCTCGCGGTCGCCGCGGGCACCATCGATCAGATCGGCCTGGGCTTCCGGCCCTTCTACCGCTACGCCGAGCGCCCGCAGTCGTTCCACATGCTCGGCATCACCGCATCGCCCATGGGCTTCGTGCGGGAGCTTCCACGCATCTGGCGCGCGGAGCCGATGCGCGCGGGCAAGACGCTGGAGGCCACATCGCACCGCGCGATCATCGAGAGCGCGGACGGAACCATGCGCTACATGATCGACGGCGATTTGCACGAGACGCGCGGCGAGCTCGAAATGACGGTCGGTCCGCGCGTGAAGATCGTCGTCGGTTCGTAG